A region from the Cannabis sativa cultivar Pink pepper isolate KNU-18-1 chromosome 9, ASM2916894v1, whole genome shotgun sequence genome encodes:
- the LOC133031153 gene encoding E3 ubiquitin-protein ligase RING1-like, whose translation MSPTLNLSTGAGDMINNSSSNSGHNIIPMFGLDHHNDEFYDQESQEPPQSTTTHHQEPSSSSCTAPTAIIDPFSRGIFYASFRHFWSTQRQEIRNNPFEFLLSYLQRYAFVYAFTLYSATIGPEKDIIPADQGRIFAPVVRKLNSFIEKLERKPSFESNVDNLTSKAVEEKTSNICSVCLENFKIGEDMTRLICGHVYHKSCVLEWSHRSGQCPLCRKELLQPVINVAVEVHVRCDCDNDGNGDGCFDYHSFMKIEDISPEKITILARFDADKKLTATLYFPKWKPKRHGNGVAAALIEYTDLDSQ comes from the exons ATGTCTCCAACCTTGAATCTCTCGACCGGCGCCGGCGACATGATCAACAACTCTAGCTCCAACTCCGGCCACAACATTATTCCGATGTTTGGTCTCGATCACCACAATGATGAGTTCTATGATCAAGAATCTCAAGAACCTCCACAGTCAACAACTACTCATCATCAAGAaccatcatcatcttcttgTACTGCTCCTACAGCAATAATTGACCCGTTTAGCCGTGGGATCTTCTATGCTTCATTCCGCCATTTCTGGTCCACACAAAGACAAGAAATACGTAACAACCCCTTCGAGTTTCTCCTATCGTATCTCCAGCGCTATGCATTTGTCTATGCATTCACACTTTATTCTGCAACTATTGGACCTGAGAAAGACATTATTCCTGCTGATCAAGGTCGAATCTTTGCTcctgttgtaagaaaattaaatTCATTCATAGAGAAATTAGAGAGGAAACCCTCATTCGAATCGAACGTGGACAACCTGACGAGTAAGGCTGTGGAGGAGAAGACCTCAAATATTTGCAGTGTGTGTTtggaaaatttcaaaatagGCGAGGATATGACCAGGTTAATATGCGGTCATGTGTACCATAAGAGTTGTGTACTCGAGTGGTCTCACCGCTCCGGTCAATGCCCCTTGTGTCGGAAGGAGTTGTTGCAGCCAGTGATAAATGTCGCAGTTGAAGTTCACGTCCGTTGTGACTGTGATAATGATGGTAATGGCGATGGTTGTTTCGACTATCATTCTTTTATGAAAATTGAAGATATTAGCCCAGAAAAGATTACTATTTTGGCACGATTTGATGCAGATAAGAAACTTACTGCCACTCTTTATTTTCCCAAATGGAAACCCAAGAGACACGGAAATG GTGTTGCTGCAGCTCTGATTGAATATACTGATCTGGACAGCCAATGA